TCTTGGGTTTCAGTATCTCGCACTACAGTACCCAGAGGCACCTCGATGTACATGTCTTCACCATCTGCACCGGTACTGGTTTGCTTACTTCCGTTAGAACCGTGACCGGCTCTGGTATGTCTTTTAAACTTTAAATGTAAAAGTGTCCACAAATTAGGATTTGTACGTAAGATTACATGACCTCCACGGCCACCATCACCACCATCAGGACCTCCTTTTGTAACAAATTTTTCACGGCGTAAATGAGCCGAGCCACCACCACCTTTACCAGATGTTACGTGCATCTTTACATAGTCAACAAAATTTCCTTCGGTCATAAATAGTTAAAAGTTTAAATATAAAATGAGAGCAGTAAGTAACTCTCAATTTTGACATTTGTAATTTATAATGCGTCTATGGTTTTACTTAGACGCTCTGTAATTTCAGGTACGTTACCTACCCCATCTACTCCAAAATATTTATCCTGCTTCTGGTAGTATTCTTTTAAGATAGCAGTCTCCCCATAGTATACTTTTATACGATTGCGTATAACAGCCTCATCTGCATCGTCTTTTCTCCCACTGGTTTTACCGCGCTCTAGAAGACGCTGTATTAAAATCTCGTCATCTACTTCTAAGGCAATCATAGCAGAAACTTCGGTATCTTTCTGTTTTAAAAGCGAGTCTAATGCTTCAGCCTGAGCAGTTGTTCTGGGAAAACCGTCAAATATAAAACCATTTGCATCAGCATTTTTATCAACTTCAGCGCTCAGCATATCTATAGTAACTGTATTTGGCACGAGCTGTCCTTTATCTATAAAGGACTTTGCAAGCATACCCAGTTCTGTAGCATTTTTAATATTATATCTAAAAACATCTCCTGTCGAAATATGAATCAGGTTATATTTTTCTTTTAGAAAAGAGGCTTGTGTTCCCTTCCCGGCTCCAGGAGGGCCAAACAATACCAAATTTGTCATTTTTGTGGTTTTAAGT
The sequence above is a segment of the Leeuwenhoekiella sp. MAR_2009_132 genome. Coding sequences within it:
- a CDS encoding adenylate kinase encodes the protein MIKLRGLHFNEFISEDELLKAIEKVAARINHDYEGKEPLFLVVLNGAFKFATELLSRFNGNCEIEFLKLSSYDGTSSTGQVMTHIPIDADLEDREVIIIEDIVDSGNTIAKLTEMMVSGGVKNYRFASLFFKPEAYTKEYKIHYVGLEIPNDFIVGYGLDYNGLGRNLNAIYKLKTTKMTNLVLFGPPGAGKGTQASFLKEKYNLIHISTGDVFRYNIKNATELGMLAKSFIDKGQLVPNTVTIDMLSAEVDKNADANGFIFDGFPRTTAQAEALDSLLKQKDTEVSAMIALEVDDEILIQRLLERGKTSGRKDDADEAVIRNRIKVYYGETAILKEYYQKQDKYFGVDGVGNVPEITERLSKTIDAL